Proteins encoded in a region of the Sulfurimonas marina genome:
- the ilvD gene encoding dihydroxy-acid dehydratase → MRSDTIKKGFDKAPHRSLLRATGLKDEDFDKPFIGVANSFIDIIPGHFFLQEYGRIVKEAIREAGGVPFEFNTIGVDDGIAMGHDGMLYSLPSRELIADSIETVMNAHKLDAMICIPNCDKIVPGMIMGALRVNVPTVFVSGGPMKAGHKKDGTPIDLATAFEAVGKFNDGKMSEEELYEIECEACPSGGSCSGMFTANSMNTLSEAMGIALPGNGTILAMTPERIELVKQAAKRVVEMAKANDPKYNLRNVLNEKAIHNAFVVDMAMGGSSNTVLHLLAIAKEAEVEFDITKINEISQKVAHIAKISPSLSTVHMDDINKAGGVNAVMKEVSRRGDDLLFLDNPTVTGETLGERIKDAEIKDTSIIHTNENAYSQVGGLSILFGNLAEEGAVVKTAGIAPSMRQFKGKAICFNSQPEAITGIMSHKVKAGDVVVIRYEGPKGGPGMQEMLAPTSLIMGMGLGESVALITDGRFSGATRGASIGHVSPEAAEGGLIALIEDGDEIEIDVDTHKLQLNVDYEVLEQRRLHFKPYKNEVKSKWLKRYQLLVSNAANGAVLKTEL, encoded by the coding sequence ATGAGAAGTGATACTATCAAAAAGGGGTTTGATAAAGCTCCACACCGTTCACTACTTCGTGCAACGGGTTTAAAAGATGAAGATTTCGATAAACCGTTTATCGGAGTTGCAAACAGTTTTATAGATATTATTCCAGGACACTTCTTCCTACAAGAGTATGGCCGTATCGTTAAAGAGGCTATACGTGAGGCTGGTGGTGTTCCTTTTGAATTTAACACCATCGGTGTTGACGACGGGATCGCAATGGGACACGATGGTATGTTATATTCATTACCGTCTCGTGAACTGATCGCAGATTCAATCGAAACAGTTATGAATGCTCATAAGTTAGATGCAATGATCTGTATTCCTAACTGTGACAAAATTGTTCCGGGTATGATCATGGGAGCACTTCGTGTAAACGTTCCGACAGTATTTGTTTCTGGTGGCCCTATGAAAGCTGGACACAAAAAAGACGGAACTCCGATCGACTTAGCAACAGCGTTTGAAGCAGTTGGAAAGTTCAATGACGGAAAAATGAGCGAAGAGGAACTTTACGAGATCGAGTGTGAAGCTTGTCCATCAGGTGGTAGTTGTTCAGGTATGTTTACTGCAAACTCTATGAACACATTATCTGAAGCTATGGGTATTGCACTTCCTGGTAACGGAACAATACTCGCGATGACTCCTGAGAGAATCGAACTTGTAAAACAAGCGGCTAAACGTGTTGTTGAGATGGCTAAAGCAAACGATCCGAAGTACAACCTTAGAAATGTACTGAATGAAAAAGCTATCCATAATGCATTTGTTGTAGATATGGCTATGGGTGGAAGTTCAAATACGGTTCTTCACCTTTTAGCGATTGCAAAAGAGGCTGAAGTTGAGTTTGATATCACTAAGATTAATGAGATCAGCCAAAAAGTAGCACACATTGCAAAAATTTCACCATCATTATCAACTGTACATATGGATGATATCAACAAAGCGGGTGGTGTAAATGCCGTTATGAAAGAGGTAAGTCGCCGTGGTGATGACCTTTTATTCCTTGATAACCCGACTGTAACTGGTGAAACTTTAGGTGAGAGAATTAAAGATGCGGAGATCAAAGATACTTCGATCATTCACACAAATGAAAACGCTTACTCTCAAGTTGGTGGTCTTTCAATTTTATTTGGTAACTTGGCAGAAGAGGGTGCGGTTGTAAAAACAGCAGGAATTGCACCAAGTATGCGTCAATTCAAAGGGAAAGCTATCTGTTTCAACTCTCAGCCTGAAGCTATTACGGGAATTATGTCTCATAAAGTAAAAGCTGGTGATGTTGTAGTTATCCGTTACGAAGGACCAAAAGGTGGACCAGGTATGCAAGAGATGCTGGCACCAACTTCACTTATTATGGGTATGGGACTTGGTGAGTCTGTTGCATTAATTACAGACGGAAGATTCTCTGGTGCTACTCGCGGTGCTTCAATCGGTCACGTTTCTCCGGAAGCTGCTGAAGGTGGTCTAATCGCTTTAATTGAAGATGGTGATGAGATCGAGATCGATGTGGATACTCATAAATTACAACTTAATGTAGATTATGAAGTGTTAGAGCAAAGAAGACTTCACTTCAAACCGTACAAAAATGAAGTAAAATCAAAATGGCTAAAAAGATATCAACTGTTAGTATCAAATGCAGCAAACGGTGCTGTTTTAAAAACTGAACTTTAG